A single region of the Saprospiraceae bacterium genome encodes:
- a CDS encoding glutamate-5-semialdehyde dehydrogenase — protein MVQEMNALETRILEQLVNVNAASRQLVKLKDDDIAAILHELANLTMDEIPFLLAENKKDLARMDPADPKYDRLLLSEKRLEAIAEDLRKVAGLPSPLHLTLEERDLPNGLALSRITVPLGVIGIVYESRPNVTFDVFALCLKSGNASVLKGSRDAHYSNIAIVKLIHQVLAKRGLKAVCYLAPSEREALPIILNADRYVNTIIPRGSQGLINFVRANSRVPVIETGAGIVHTYFDKSGALDKGKAIVENAKSRRVSVCNALDTLVIHQDRLDDLPEIMAVLGEQHHCEVFADEASFAVLQAQYPAHLLHVASAEAFGTEFLAMKMSIKTVASVEEALDHIALYSSKHSEAIIAEDETVIARFLQEVDAAVVYANASTAFTDGGQFGLGAEIGISTQKLHARGPMGLRALTSYKWVVKGNGQVRAGA, from the coding sequence ATGGTACAGGAGATGAATGCCCTGGAGACAAGAATTTTGGAGCAATTAGTGAATGTCAATGCCGCTAGCCGCCAATTGGTGAAGTTAAAGGACGATGATATTGCGGCTATTTTGCATGAACTAGCCAATTTGACGATGGATGAAATTCCCTTTCTATTGGCCGAAAACAAAAAAGACCTGGCCCGAATGGACCCAGCCGACCCGAAATACGATCGTTTGTTATTGAGTGAAAAACGTTTGGAAGCCATTGCTGAGGATTTGCGAAAAGTGGCAGGTCTACCTTCGCCTCTACACCTAACTTTGGAAGAGCGGGATTTGCCCAATGGATTGGCACTTTCCAGGATAACCGTCCCCTTAGGAGTTATTGGTATCGTATATGAATCCAGACCCAATGTGACCTTTGACGTCTTTGCCTTGTGTTTGAAGTCAGGGAATGCCTCCGTTTTGAAGGGCAGCCGCGACGCCCATTATTCTAATATAGCGATCGTCAAATTGATTCACCAGGTACTAGCCAAACGAGGGTTGAAAGCAGTGTGTTATCTGGCGCCAAGTGAAAGGGAAGCGTTGCCTATTATACTGAATGCCGACCGATATGTGAATACCATTATTCCCAGGGGAAGTCAAGGGCTCATCAATTTTGTCAGGGCGAATTCCCGGGTGCCAGTGATTGAGACAGGGGCAGGTATTGTACATACTTATTTTGATAAAAGCGGTGCACTGGATAAAGGAAAAGCCATAGTGGAGAATGCCAAGTCCCGCCGAGTGAGTGTTTGTAATGCGCTGGATACGTTGGTTATACACCAGGATCGCCTCGATGATCTACCCGAGATCATGGCTGTGCTTGGCGAACAGCACCATTGCGAGGTTTTTGCTGATGAGGCCTCCTTTGCCGTATTGCAGGCCCAGTACCCGGCTCATCTGTTGCATGTCGCAAGTGCGGAAGCTTTTGGTACAGAGTTTTTAGCTATGAAAATGTCGATAAAAACCGTTGCCAGTGTAGAGGAGGCATTAGACCATATTGCCCTATACAGCTCGAAACACAGCGAAGCAATCATTGCAGAAGACGAGACCGTGATAGCCCGTTTTTTACAGGAAGTAGACGCTGCCGTTGTCTATGCCAACGCTTCTACCGCTTTTACGGACGGCGGGCAGTTTGGTCTAGGTGCGGAGATTGGTATCAGTACCCAAAAACTACATGCCCGTGGCCCAATGGGGCTCCGAGCACTCACTAGCTACAAATGGGTTGTCAAGGGTAATGGTCAGGTGAGGGCGGGCGCTTAA
- a CDS encoding phosphoglycerate mutase family protein yields MRKLPFLIICCCFHYATFTFAAAAQPIDTSDFTTVILVRHAEKAEDGTRDPDLDVYGKARANRLAQLLHAANISAIYSTPFKRTRQTANPLAEILQLEVLDYAPLDLDAFSQLVATKKGQTIVLIGHSNTVPAMVNHLLGKEAIGQLGETEYDKIFMVQLMGESRQLTTLSY; encoded by the coding sequence ATGAGGAAATTGCCGTTTTTGATTATTTGCTGCTGCTTCCACTACGCTACTTTTACTTTTGCAGCGGCCGCCCAGCCCATTGATACAAGCGATTTTACCACCGTTATCCTCGTCCGCCATGCAGAAAAGGCGGAGGATGGGACACGCGATCCCGATTTGGATGTTTATGGAAAAGCCCGAGCCAATCGACTTGCGCAACTGCTGCATGCGGCCAATATCAGTGCTATTTATTCCACCCCTTTTAAGCGCACCCGCCAAACGGCCAATCCACTTGCTGAAATCTTGCAGTTGGAAGTCCTCGATTATGCTCCCCTCGACCTAGATGCTTTTTCTCAATTAGTGGCTACCAAAAAAGGACAGACCATCGTCCTCATTGGCCATTCCAATACCGTCCCTGCCATGGTCAACCACCTATTGGGCAAGGAAGCCATTGGGCAATTAGGGGAAACCGAATACGATAAGATTTTTATGGTTCAGTTGATGGGCGAATCAAGGCAATTAACGACGCTAAGTTATTAG
- a CDS encoding peptidase E: MKRQIIALGGGGFSMEPDNPLLDDYILKQTGKTKPKVCFIGTASGDAEGYILRFYEAFQKKDCTPSHLSLFQGHTDQIEAFILAQDLLYVGGGNTRNLIVLWKEWGLDRMIRKAYESGTVLAGISAGSICWFEQGLTDSIPNQLNTLNCLGFLKGSNCPHFDGEPARQSSYKSKILAGEMLGGIACDDSVGLHFVDETLMTIISSRPDAAAYRITEAQGQLKEALIKPTYLGND; this comes from the coding sequence ATGAAAAGGCAAATCATAGCTCTCGGCGGTGGTGGTTTCTCTATGGAACCCGATAATCCTTTACTAGACGATTATATCCTGAAGCAAACGGGAAAAACAAAACCTAAGGTCTGTTTTATTGGGACCGCCAGCGGAGATGCAGAAGGGTATATCCTTCGGTTTTATGAGGCCTTCCAGAAAAAGGATTGTACACCCAGTCACCTCTCCCTTTTTCAGGGGCATACGGATCAGATTGAAGCCTTTATTTTAGCACAAGATTTATTGTATGTTGGCGGCGGCAATACCCGCAACCTGATCGTGCTTTGGAAGGAATGGGGGCTCGACCGAATGATCCGTAAAGCTTATGAGAGTGGGACGGTATTGGCAGGTATCAGCGCTGGTTCCATCTGCTGGTTTGAGCAGGGTTTAACCGATTCAATTCCCAATCAATTAAATACCTTGAACTGTCTTGGTTTTTTGAAAGGTAGCAATTGTCCGCACTTTGACGGCGAGCCAGCACGGCAATCCAGTTATAAAAGCAAGATTTTAGCTGGAGAAATGTTAGGGGGCATTGCCTGTGATGATAGCGTCGGTTTACATTTTGTAGACGAAACCCTAATGACCATTATTTCCTCCCGGCCAGATGCTGCTGCCTATCGGATCACCGAGGCACAAGGGCAATTGAAGGAAGCATTGATAAAACCTACTTACTTGGGTAATGATTAA
- a CDS encoding serine hydrolase gives MNKLKNFFITGLLFISYPLASQVADFPEEHWLMYQQPAEAGFDESQLSVIKEQFEAQGGSTFFVVQGGKVVLAWGEPHRRYLQASIRKSYLSALYGIFKEKGNIDLHQTLDNLGIDDLQALTATEKQAKVIDLLSAKSGIYLPSAYAPQGMLKNLPERGAHLPGTFWFYNNWDFNALATIFHQQTNQDLFASFQKRIAKPLQMEDFRLFDTYYRYEKDKSIHPAYLFKMSARDMARFGLLFLKEGRWKDQQLIPGAWVKESTSIHTPDLGPQFGDRGAYGLLWWITTLDNENTCYYASGAGGQQIYVIPSQDMVVVHLVDTYQNKNVNDDAVQSLLNLLIQAKTGTPKQKASFQILPIPKAETPQAIDLAAAQKVVGAYSHPFLKKISIAIEDGQLVLQTGVGEFKLFSQGDDQYMIEDINFPLVFKVGTAEQKGKSESIIGDKRTVEKVILYY, from the coding sequence ATGAATAAGCTAAAAAACTTTTTTATTACGGGGTTATTATTTATAAGCTATCCCTTGGCATCACAAGTTGCAGATTTTCCAGAAGAACATTGGCTAATGTACCAGCAACCGGCTGAAGCAGGTTTCGATGAAAGCCAGCTCTCCGTTATTAAGGAACAATTTGAAGCCCAGGGAGGAAGTACCTTTTTTGTGGTACAAGGCGGAAAAGTCGTCCTCGCCTGGGGCGAACCCCATCGCAGGTATTTGCAAGCTTCCATCCGCAAAAGTTATTTAAGCGCTTTATACGGCATTTTTAAAGAAAAAGGAAATATCGACCTTCATCAAACCTTGGACAACCTAGGTATTGATGACCTTCAAGCTCTAACCGCTACCGAAAAACAAGCCAAGGTAATAGACCTTTTAAGCGCTAAATCAGGCATCTACCTGCCCTCTGCCTATGCTCCGCAAGGTATGCTGAAAAATTTACCAGAAAGAGGCGCTCACCTGCCAGGTACTTTTTGGTTTTATAACAATTGGGACTTTAATGCCTTAGCCACTATTTTCCACCAGCAAACAAATCAGGATTTATTTGCATCTTTCCAAAAACGGATAGCAAAACCTTTGCAAATGGAAGATTTTCGTTTGTTCGATACCTACTATCGCTATGAAAAAGACAAATCCATTCATCCTGCCTACCTATTTAAAATGTCGGCCAGAGATATGGCGCGTTTCGGACTTTTGTTCCTCAAGGAAGGGAGGTGGAAAGATCAACAGCTTATACCTGGAGCATGGGTCAAAGAGAGTACAAGTATTCACACGCCAGATTTAGGCCCCCAATTTGGAGACAGGGGGGCTTATGGTTTATTATGGTGGATAACCACTTTGGATAACGAAAACACTTGCTATTATGCTTCAGGTGCAGGAGGTCAACAGATTTATGTAATTCCTTCCCAAGACATGGTGGTGGTTCATTTGGTAGATACCTATCAAAATAAAAACGTAAATGATGACGCTGTTCAATCCTTGTTAAATTTATTGATACAAGCAAAAACAGGAACGCCTAAGCAGAAAGCTTCCTTTCAGATCCTTCCTATCCCTAAGGCAGAAACCCCACAGGCCATAGACCTGGCTGCTGCCCAAAAAGTCGTAGGGGCGTATTCCCATCCTTTTTTGAAAAAAATAAGCATTGCCATAGAAGATGGCCAATTGGTTTTACAGACAGGTGTTGGGGAATTTAAATTATTCTCTCAAGGGGACGACCAGTATATGATCGAGGACATCAACTTTCCACTTGTTTTTAAAGTAGGGACAGCTGAGCAAAAGGGTAAATCGGAGTCAATCATTGGTGACAAGCGAACGGTGGAAAAGGTCATTTTGTATTACTGA
- a CDS encoding DUF4846 domain-containing protein — MKNLFCSQLLLIFILTLFSCESSSQGTVVETLDPTPAVTQKQVAILQPEGQTILSRFNPPHGFKRTATEVHSFGDYLRQLPLKPHGSKVHYYNGEEKNRTGVYIGVVDMEIGTRDLQQCADAVMRLRGEYLFQEKKYDDIRFNFTNGFDMTFAKWRQGYRVKINGNKVDWVKSQSPSSSYSQFRSYMNMVFAYAGTLSLSRELKAIPIAEIQIGDVFIQGGSPGHAIIVADMAINEEGEKRFLLLQSYMPAQDIQVLQNPNQHDMSPWYALPDDEEFATPEWVFTTRDLKRF; from the coding sequence ATGAAGAACTTATTCTGCAGCCAGTTATTGCTCATTTTCATTTTAACCCTATTTTCCTGCGAATCCTCTTCTCAAGGGACCGTCGTTGAAACCCTTGATCCCACGCCCGCTGTAACGCAAAAGCAAGTCGCTATCCTCCAACCCGAAGGCCAAACCATCTTATCGCGTTTTAATCCACCCCATGGTTTTAAGCGAACAGCAACGGAAGTCCACAGCTTTGGCGACTACCTCCGGCAGCTCCCGCTCAAACCTCACGGCAGCAAGGTCCATTATTACAATGGGGAAGAGAAAAACCGTACTGGCGTTTATATCGGCGTCGTGGACATGGAAATTGGAACCCGCGATTTACAACAATGCGCAGATGCTGTGATGCGCCTCCGGGGAGAATATTTATTCCAAGAAAAAAAATACGATGATATTCGCTTCAATTTTACCAATGGCTTCGATATGACCTTCGCCAAATGGCGCCAAGGTTACCGGGTAAAAATCAATGGAAACAAAGTTGATTGGGTAAAATCGCAATCACCTTCTAGTTCCTATTCCCAATTTCGTTCCTATATGAATATGGTATTCGCCTATGCGGGAACCCTGTCGCTATCCAGGGAGTTAAAAGCCATTCCGATAGCCGAGATTCAGATCGGCGATGTATTTATACAAGGAGGGAGTCCAGGGCATGCCATTATTGTTGCAGATATGGCAATCAATGAGGAAGGGGAAAAGCGGTTTCTTTTACTTCAAAGTTATATGCCAGCGCAAGATATTCAAGTGTTACAAAATCCTAATCAGCACGATATGAGCCCTTGGTATGCCTTGCCTGATGACGAGGAATTTGCCACGCCTGAATGGGTTTTTACCACCCGAGATTTGAAGCGGTTCTAA
- a CDS encoding DUF5009 domain-containing protein, whose translation MDDNDKQIAPSSDRLLSLDILRGFDMMWITGGEGLIHALAVATGWSVFEGMSHQLHHVEWAGFVFYDLIFPLFMFISGVAIPFALSSKLEQGVPRMALFKKVARRLGLLVLLGIIYNQFWLNDWANPRIASVLAQIGVGYFFAAIIFMQSRRFQGLLLWLAGILIGYGILQLWVPVPGFGPGVLTREGSINAYIDQLLLPGMLLRETFDPEGVLNMLSGTGITLMGVIAGLILRKEEWAPYRKVLLLSAAGILLLLLAFLLKDSYPIIKRAWTSTFNLQAGGVSFLLMALFYLVVDVWKYQRWGFYFKVIGVNAIAVYLGAQFIDIDYIVQGLIGGLTKHLGDWGEVWMSVGYLVLVWAGLYILYRKKIFIKV comes from the coding sequence ATGGATGATAATGACAAACAAATAGCACCATCCTCCGACCGATTATTATCCTTGGATATCCTCCGAGGTTTTGATATGATGTGGATTACGGGCGGAGAGGGATTGATTCACGCCTTGGCCGTAGCTACTGGGTGGAGTGTTTTTGAGGGGATGAGCCACCAGTTGCACCATGTAGAATGGGCAGGCTTTGTCTTCTACGACCTGATTTTTCCTTTATTTATGTTTATCAGTGGGGTAGCCATTCCATTCGCCCTTTCTTCAAAATTAGAGCAGGGGGTTCCGCGTATGGCTTTGTTCAAAAAAGTAGCTCGGCGACTAGGTCTGTTGGTCCTCCTGGGGATTATTTACAATCAATTCTGGTTAAATGATTGGGCGAATCCGCGGATAGCCAGCGTCTTGGCTCAAATCGGGGTTGGGTATTTCTTTGCTGCTATCATTTTCATGCAAAGTCGGCGTTTTCAAGGGCTATTGCTTTGGCTGGCGGGAATTTTAATTGGATATGGCATCCTACAGCTTTGGGTCCCGGTTCCTGGATTTGGGCCGGGCGTACTGACGCGGGAGGGATCTATCAATGCTTACATAGATCAATTGTTATTGCCTGGGATGCTACTGCGGGAAACCTTTGACCCGGAGGGTGTGCTCAATATGCTCTCGGGGACGGGGATTACCCTGATGGGCGTGATCGCTGGGTTAATTCTCCGAAAGGAGGAGTGGGCACCTTATCGGAAAGTATTACTCCTCAGTGCGGCAGGCATACTTCTTTTGCTTCTTGCCTTTTTATTAAAAGACAGTTACCCCATTATCAAGCGCGCCTGGACGAGCACCTTCAATCTTCAGGCAGGAGGGGTGAGCTTTTTGTTGATGGCGCTGTTTTACCTGGTCGTAGATGTGTGGAAATACCAACGCTGGGGCTTTTATTTCAAGGTGATTGGTGTCAATGCCATCGCAGTATATTTGGGTGCTCAATTTATTGATATAGACTACATTGTACAGGGGTTGATCGGGGGCCTCACCAAGCATTTAGGCGACTGGGGGGAGGTATGGATGAGTGTAGGGTATCTGGTTTTGGTATGGGCAGGATTGTATATTTTATATCGGAAGAAGATTTTTATAAAAGTGTAG
- a CDS encoding cytochrome c, which translates to MRLFYLILYIIAFTIGGCFAFLNQNRFPHRTPKNIVLVQNHPTSYPIDYVESVGKGDLVFTQGKTLFKANCAACHNKNMKDHLTGPALGGVEARWAEYPKEDLFGWIRNTQAMIEKGHPRAKKLWEEWNKTNMTSFPNLDDEEITAILHFIDETYQ; encoded by the coding sequence ATGCGCCTCTTTTATTTAATATTATACATCATCGCCTTTACCATAGGCGGGTGTTTTGCTTTTCTAAATCAAAACCGATTTCCACATCGAACACCCAAAAACATAGTGCTTGTCCAAAACCATCCTACAAGCTATCCAATAGACTATGTTGAAAGTGTTGGAAAAGGCGACCTTGTATTTACACAAGGGAAAACGCTTTTTAAGGCCAATTGTGCAGCTTGCCATAATAAGAATATGAAAGATCATTTGACCGGCCCTGCGCTGGGTGGAGTAGAAGCGCGTTGGGCGGAATACCCCAAAGAAGACCTGTTCGGCTGGATTAGAAACACCCAGGCTATGATCGAAAAAGGACATCCAAGGGCGAAAAAACTGTGGGAGGAATGGAATAAAACCAACATGACTAGTTTTCCGAATTTGGATGATGAAGAAATCACAGCCATTCTCCATTTTATTGATGAAACGTATCAGTAA
- a CDS encoding helix-turn-helix domain-containing protein, whose translation MSIKDFLFTVSLLGIIQGILIASMVLFQSGKKPNVQWLLGGLFLMGVMAMIMITLVNSDLVVERHWMKIMEEFIILLTGPMLYWYIRLQTFAKLDPPFSILFHFSPAFLWLGYCLAVFQLPSVPFFVFVLHFQTYTFLSAWDHFHRKRLHEKGLHTYWATLLLCFFVLLCVGQWLRFAFSQQASMRLIVPSLAACSFYVITLIGFQRSTLWLSLRKQNRMVKNVEKHKWEAQRQALEVLMREKARYSDPFINRNKLAHELNIHPNQLTNLIHEYHGLSFTDYINQLRLEKVRLLLIDPEKQLLTLEAIGNEAGFQSRSAFYRLFRDATGKTPAAYRKEHLG comes from the coding sequence ATGTCAATAAAAGATTTTTTATTCACTGTAAGCCTTTTAGGGATTATACAGGGCATACTAATTGCCAGTATGGTTCTATTCCAATCTGGAAAAAAACCTAATGTCCAATGGTTGTTGGGAGGGCTTTTTTTGATGGGTGTTATGGCTATGATCATGATTACCCTGGTGAATAGTGATTTGGTCGTAGAAAGACATTGGATGAAGATCATGGAGGAGTTTATTATCCTTCTAACAGGACCGATGCTATATTGGTATATCCGTTTGCAAACCTTTGCAAAGCTTGATCCTCCTTTTTCTATCCTTTTCCATTTTTCACCTGCCTTTCTTTGGCTAGGTTATTGTTTGGCTGTCTTCCAGCTGCCGTCGGTTCCTTTTTTTGTTTTTGTTCTTCATTTTCAGACCTATACTTTTTTATCAGCCTGGGATCATTTTCATCGGAAGCGCCTGCATGAAAAAGGGCTGCATACCTATTGGGCTACGCTTCTTTTATGCTTTTTTGTACTCTTGTGCGTTGGGCAATGGTTGCGGTTTGCCTTTTCTCAACAGGCGTCGATGCGATTAATTGTACCCTCTTTAGCCGCATGCAGCTTTTATGTGATTACTTTAATCGGCTTCCAACGTTCTACTTTGTGGCTGTCCTTGCGGAAGCAAAACAGGATGGTGAAAAATGTTGAAAAGCACAAATGGGAAGCCCAACGACAAGCCCTGGAAGTATTGATGAGGGAGAAAGCGCGATATAGTGATCCATTTATCAATAGAAATAAATTGGCGCATGAATTAAATATTCACCCCAATCAGTTGACGAATCTAATTCACGAATACCATGGCCTTAGCTTTACCGATTACATTAATCAATTACGCCTGGAAAAAGTACGATTGTTATTAATTGACCCAGAAAAACAGCTCCTCACCCTAGAAGCGATTGGTAACGAGGCGGGGTTTCAGTCGCGCTCTGCTTTTTATCGGCTATTCAGGGACGCAACGGGGAAGACGCCAGCCGCCTATAGAAAAGAGCATTTGGGATAA
- a CDS encoding T9SS type A sorting domain-containing protein: MFFTFKRSTDLLVHQLRSIQLCLWLAIGLSLTTAPLLSGQSGDLFTPAASFSKENHIVSTSFFHWFASTGGQLSGPWMPLEGRENWTGLTDWWKTQIKQVMMANIDVINVHLIDDAEIRRVLLFRALHELRREGYDIPKVAPFLDPLVTWYEEPKINLATSAGKDTLSAQYIRFYNQYFNENPDDYAADYLAKIDNRLVLDTWHVFLNFDNVSSLQRGDLESRLKTAFGNQYSAFNNGIYMITTALNVPVFSFADEKIAQFEINEYYYEVTHNNIKTAQLKAGYWDQNVRNPGSFEPRNGGSHYRDAWNMVGSDVKRIYIESWNEYDEGTGIYAGDVGAPYLKPGSGNTNTDVWSSTNDPYEYIHTTAAGAAKFNDYPDTDAKVLTHSLPSTLNLNANVTASVTIRNAGNESWTGAAGFRLVQLPTDAFLFLNGGVLIGDTSNEIPTYGGIFRGRPITFEVNLKAPAVDGNYETHWQMMKGNEPFGEVITHTIQVGMPTSSEDIQKRGEWVVAPNPTSDRIRIHWDQQQVNGQIALFDIAGRMVYGQRTIANGTNITLGQPAGVYTLVLTLDGIPHAQKLIIK; encoded by the coding sequence ATGTTTTTTACTTTTAAACGCTCCACTGATCTATTAGTGCATCAGCTAAGAAGTATTCAATTGTGTTTATGGCTTGCCATTGGATTAAGCCTTACAACTGCACCTCTCTTAAGCGGCCAATCGGGTGATCTCTTTACACCAGCAGCTTCCTTTTCGAAAGAAAATCACATTGTAAGCACAAGTTTTTTTCATTGGTTTGCTTCTACTGGAGGTCAGCTCAGTGGGCCCTGGATGCCCCTGGAAGGTAGGGAAAACTGGACCGGCCTAACGGATTGGTGGAAAACGCAAATTAAGCAGGTGATGATGGCCAATATTGATGTGATCAATGTACACTTGATTGACGATGCTGAGATCAGGCGGGTTTTGTTATTCAGGGCACTGCACGAACTGAGGCGAGAGGGCTATGACATCCCTAAAGTCGCACCCTTTCTAGATCCCTTGGTGACTTGGTATGAGGAACCTAAAATTAACTTGGCGACCTCGGCAGGAAAGGACACTTTAAGTGCACAGTACATCAGGTTTTATAACCAATATTTTAATGAAAACCCCGATGATTATGCAGCTGATTATCTGGCTAAGATTGATAATCGATTAGTCTTGGATACCTGGCATGTGTTCCTCAATTTTGACAATGTATCGTCTCTCCAAAGGGGAGATTTAGAATCTCGATTGAAAACGGCATTTGGTAACCAATACAGTGCCTTTAACAACGGGATTTACATGATTACCACTGCCCTTAATGTCCCGGTGTTTTCTTTTGCTGATGAAAAAATAGCACAATTTGAAATCAACGAATACTATTATGAAGTCACTCACAACAACATAAAAACGGCACAGCTTAAGGCTGGATATTGGGATCAAAATGTACGCAACCCAGGTTCCTTTGAACCTAGGAATGGCGGGTCGCATTATCGGGATGCTTGGAATATGGTGGGTTCGGATGTTAAGCGGATTTATATAGAAAGTTGGAATGAATATGATGAAGGCACGGGTATTTATGCGGGAGATGTTGGGGCTCCTTACCTCAAGCCAGGAAGTGGAAATACCAATACGGATGTCTGGTCATCAACCAATGATCCGTATGAATATATACACACCACAGCTGCTGGAGCGGCAAAATTTAATGATTATCCAGATACGGATGCCAAAGTCCTGACACATAGTTTACCTTCGACGCTAAACCTTAATGCAAATGTGACCGCTTCGGTAACGATCCGAAATGCGGGAAATGAGTCGTGGACAGGGGCAGCGGGTTTTCGATTAGTCCAATTACCTACTGATGCCTTCCTTTTCTTAAATGGCGGTGTCTTGATTGGGGATACCAGTAATGAGATTCCGACATATGGGGGCATATTTCGTGGACGGCCCATTACCTTTGAAGTAAATCTAAAAGCGCCTGCCGTCGATGGCAATTATGAAACACACTGGCAAATGATGAAGGGAAATGAGCCTTTCGGTGAAGTGATTACACATACGATCCAAGTAGGTATGCCAACCTCAAGTGAGGACATTCAGAAAAGGGGCGAATGGGTAGTGGCGCCTAACCCTACCAGTGATAGGATACGAATCCACTGGGATCAGCAACAGGTAAATGGCCAAATAGCCTTATTTGACATTGCAGGAAGAATGGTGTATGGACAAAGAACGATTGCTAATGGCACCAACATCACTTTGGGCCAACCCGCAGGCGTTTATACGCTAGTCCTGACCCTGGATGGGATACCGCATGCTCAAAAATTGATCATAAAATAA
- a CDS encoding YraN family protein: protein MAKHNELGQKGELLAQQLLEDKGYQVIATNWRHSRAEIDIIAKQPALLVFVEVKTRSNLSLGQPEEFVTPKKERLMASAAFAFMEQTDYNGEIRFDIISVHLPNHGLTQLKHIEDAFFPGLD, encoded by the coding sequence ATGGCAAAACACAATGAACTGGGTCAAAAAGGAGAGCTATTGGCGCAGCAACTATTAGAAGACAAGGGGTACCAGGTCATTGCCACCAATTGGCGACATAGTCGGGCCGAAATTGATATTATTGCCAAGCAACCGGCGCTTTTGGTTTTTGTAGAGGTAAAAACCCGTTCCAATCTGAGCTTGGGGCAACCCGAAGAATTTGTTACGCCGAAAAAAGAGCGGCTAATGGCCAGCGCTGCCTTCGCTTTTATGGAGCAAACGGATTACAATGGAGAAATCAGGTTTGATATTATTTCTGTGCATTTACCTAATCATGGTTTGACCCAACTCAAGCATATTGAGGATGCCTTCTTTCCCGGCCTTGACTAA
- a CDS encoding sterol desaturase family protein, which yields MEKTLFGIENLDTYLVLGILAFFGLLEVMAGYLHRSKRTRGDWIQEIGSFFVLSVLIKPAIVVAVLALGKVIFPGYFNLFGDWSLWLMLPFFLLIDDVLQYWYHRSAHEHEWLWKLHRPHHQAEEMGFFVSYRNAALYYVLMPNIWWIGIVTFLGGATAVALGLILKQLVIIGSHSPTKWDRFLYKYKWLHPVTTLVERIIITPAFHFAHHGKSMKDGISDPNGNYGNMFSLWDQLFGTAKFTRQFPEELGLVNDPKDKWTAAYLYPLVTSDKPQSEIAKGFKKQDTRVMEPTEIHLEAGNYLWCRCGHSQNQPFCDGSHHGTKFKPLFFEVKKARPMRLCNCKRTGSGPFCDNSHEEL from the coding sequence ATGGAAAAAACACTTTTTGGGATAGAAAATTTGGACACTTACCTCGTCCTTGGCATTCTTGCTTTTTTTGGTTTGTTGGAGGTAATGGCGGGGTATTTACATCGCTCCAAGCGTACCCGTGGAGACTGGATACAGGAAATTGGTAGTTTTTTTGTCTTATCTGTTTTGATTAAGCCAGCCATTGTGGTTGCCGTTTTAGCTTTAGGAAAAGTGATTTTCCCTGGCTATTTCAATCTGTTTGGTGATTGGAGCCTGTGGCTGATGTTACCTTTCTTTTTACTCATTGACGATGTTTTGCAATATTGGTACCATCGTTCTGCGCATGAGCATGAGTGGCTATGGAAATTGCACCGCCCGCATCATCAAGCCGAAGAAATGGGCTTTTTTGTTTCCTATCGCAATGCCGCCCTTTATTATGTGTTGATGCCTAATATCTGGTGGATCGGAATCGTTACTTTTCTCGGTGGTGCAACAGCGGTGGCGCTGGGATTGATTTTAAAACAATTAGTCATCATTGGTTCTCATAGCCCAACCAAATGGGATCGTTTCCTCTACAAATACAAATGGCTCCATCCGGTTACCACTTTGGTCGAAAGGATCATTATTACCCCTGCCTTTCATTTTGCCCACCACGGCAAGTCCATGAAAGATGGCATCAGCGATCCCAACGGCAATTATGGCAATATGTTTTCCTTATGGGATCAATTGTTTGGCACCGCCAAATTCACCCGACAATTCCCTGAAGAACTAGGCCTCGTCAATGACCCCAAAGACAAATGGACCGCCGCCTATTTATACCCCCTTGTCACCTCCGATAAGCCTCAGAGTGAGATCGCCAAAGGTTTCAAAAAACAGGATACGCGGGTGATGGAGCCCACTGAGATTCATCTTGAAGCCGGCAACTACCTCTGGTGCCGGTGTGGTCACAGCCAAAACCAACCCTTCTGCGATGGCTCCCATCATGGCACCAAGTTCAAACCCTTATTTTTTGAAGTAAAAAAAGCAAGACCAATGCGGCTTTGTAATTGTAAACGAACTGGAAGTGGTCCGTTTTGC